CGTCCCTGCAATTCGGGAATGAGATCCGACGGCTTCACCGCGCTGAACGCTCCCGCCGCGATGAACAGAATGTGATCGGTGCGTACCATCCCGTACTTCGTGGTGACCGTCGTTCCCTCGACCACCGGCAGAATATCGCGTTGCACGCCGCTGCGGCTGACGTCCGGACCCGCTTCCGAACTCTCGGCCGGAGCGGCGATCTTGTCAATCTCGTCGAGGAATACGATCCCCGCCGTTTCCGTGCGTCGAACCGCCTCGCGCACCACGCGATCCATGTCCACCAGTTGATCCATCTCCTCTTCCGTGACGTGGTTCCGCGCCTCGGCCACCGTCACCGTCCGCCGCCGCACCCGCTTGTCGCCGCCCATCGCCTCCGGCAGGTTGATGCCCATTTCCTCCATGCCCTGCGAAGAGAAGATTTGCATCATCTGCATCGGCTCTTCGGGAAGTTCCAGCTCCACCATCTGTCCGTCCAGCAGTCCTTCGCGGAGTTGCTGCCGGAGGAGATCCCGCTGCCGGCGACGGCGGGTCTGCTCGGTTCGTTTGGCTCTTCGCGTGCGGTCATCCTCGGAAGCGGAGCGCCGCCTTCGCGAACGTGTCGGCGGCTGCAACAGATCGAGCAGTCGCTCTTCGACCGTGGCCGCCACCGAGTCCTTCAGCAGCTCCCGCTGCTCGCCCTTGACCTTGCCAACGGCCGTGTCCATCAGATCGCGGATCATGGACTCCACGTCCCGTCCCACGTAGCCGACCTCCGTGTACTTCGAGGCTTCGACCTTGATGAACGGCGCGCCCGCCAGATTCGCCAGCCGTCGTGCCAGTTCGGTCTTGCCCACTCCCGTCGGACCAATTAGGATGATGTTGTTGGGATAGATCTCATCTTTGAGTTCGCTCGTGACTTGCTGCCGCCGCCAGCGATTGCGCATGGCAATCGCCACCGCCCGCTTAGCCGCTTCCTGGCCGATGATATAGGCGTCCATCTCCCGCACGATCTCGGCGGGAATAAGCTGCTTAATAGGAGGTGAAATCGGTGGATTCACAGTGTGGTTCCGTTTTTCTCGTCGTTGTCGTTTCCCGATTGGCAACGGCGTGTTGTACCGTTTTGCCGCGCCGGAAGAAGATCACTCCAATTCCTCAACCGTGATCTTCTCATTCGTATACACGCAGATCTGCGCGGCGATCTTCATCGCTTCCAGGGCGATCTCGCGGGTGGAAAGAGTCGTGTGCTTCATCAGCGCGCGCGCCGCCGCCAGAGCGTAC
This portion of the bacterium genome encodes:
- the hslU gene encoding ATP-dependent protease ATPase subunit HslU, translated to MKQLIPAEIVREMDAYIIGQEAAKRAVAIAMRNRWRRQQVTSELKDEIYPNNIILIGPTGVGKTELARRLANLAGAPFIKVEASKYTEVGYVGRDVESMIRDLMDTAVGKVKGEQRELLKDSVAATVEERLLDLLQPPTRSRRRRSASEDDRTRRAKRTEQTRRRRQRDLLRQQLREGLLDGQMVELELPEEPMQMMQIFSSQGMEEMGINLPEAMGGDKRVRRRTVTVAEARNHVTEEEMDQLVDMDRVVREAVRRTETAGIVFLDEIDKIAAPAESSEAGPDVSRSGVQRDILPVVEGTTVTTKYGMVRTDHILFIAAGAFSAVKPSDLIPELQGR